The Sediminispirochaeta smaragdinae DSM 11293 genome has a segment encoding these proteins:
- a CDS encoding sugar ABC transporter substrate-binding protein, which produces MKRIVAGVAVLLVAAVAMFTSCSSKEKLDIGLAMPETHVERWQKDGAALLEDATAKGYNAEVAYGDADQSKQNQQIEDFITKGAKLLIVGSVNEGVVSVIEDAAKEDIITIAYDRLITGSDDYDYYITFDNFKVGQFQGAAIEEALGLGSVSSDNPKYITLFAGSPTDNNANFFFDGAMSVLRPYVEKGSLEIVGPAPLSSSDADFTRIATENWRADLAKARMENLLNNDAKGVVLDAVLAPNDTLARAIIEALSTDAKYNTVDRLPVVTGQDGEIASIQYIRDGKQYMTVFKDTRNLATAAIELADALLKGETPNIQGARLDEETYDTGKKIVKSYLLEPVNVTKDNYQEIMIDSGYYSASDID; this is translated from the coding sequence ATGAAACGAATTGTCGCTGGTGTTGCTGTCCTTTTGGTGGCTGCTGTAGCCATGTTTACATCCTGTAGTTCCAAAGAGAAGCTGGATATCGGTCTTGCCATGCCGGAGACCCATGTTGAACGGTGGCAGAAAGATGGTGCTGCACTTCTTGAGGATGCTACCGCCAAGGGATACAACGCCGAGGTTGCTTACGGCGATGCCGACCAAAGCAAGCAGAATCAACAAATCGAGGATTTTATCACCAAAGGTGCAAAACTTCTCATCGTCGGATCGGTTAACGAAGGTGTTGTTTCGGTTATCGAAGATGCTGCGAAGGAAGATATCATCACCATTGCATATGACCGTCTTATTACCGGTTCCGATGACTACGATTACTACATCACCTTTGATAACTTCAAGGTCGGTCAGTTTCAGGGCGCTGCTATCGAAGAGGCTCTTGGCCTTGGGAGTGTCAGCAGTGATAATCCCAAATACATCACCCTTTTTGCCGGTTCTCCCACCGACAACAACGCAAATTTCTTTTTCGACGGTGCTATGTCGGTCCTTCGCCCCTACGTAGAAAAGGGCTCTCTTGAAATCGTCGGACCCGCTCCCCTTTCATCTTCCGATGCCGATTTTACCAGGATTGCTACCGAAAACTGGAGGGCCGATCTTGCCAAGGCCAGGATGGAGAATCTCCTCAACAACGATGCCAAGGGTGTGGTACTTGATGCTGTTCTTGCCCCCAACGATACCCTCGCCAGGGCCATCATCGAAGCGCTTTCGACCGATGCCAAGTACAACACGGTGGACAGGCTTCCCGTCGTCACCGGTCAGGATGGAGAGATTGCCTCCATTCAGTACATTCGGGACGGAAAGCAGTACATGACCGTTTTTAAGGATACCAGAAACCTTGCAACCGCCGCCATCGAGCTGGCCGATGCCCTTTTGAAAGGCGAAACCCCCAATATTCAGGGCGCCCGTCTTGATGAAGAGACCTATGATACCGGCAAAAAGATTGTAAAATCGTACCTTCTCGAGCCGGTTAATGTTACCAAGGACAACTATCAGGAAATCATGATCGACAGCGGTTACTACTCCGCAAGCGATATCGATTAA
- a CDS encoding ABC transporter ATP-binding protein, giving the protein MLELKHCRYAYPEHSDTAVFQDISFIAERGRTIAILGPSGCGKSTLIAMIAGILRGEGEGTISLDSRPIERGHRGIGLIPQHFGLLPWLSVEKNIEVGLQLRRVAKKVRMAKAVEAARAAGIDRYLDRYPAALSGGEQQRVALARALVTEPELLLLDEPFSSLDAITREGLQELLASITDEKMIVVLVTHSIEEAAYLADATLVMSPGPESSGNLIELPPKGEKNQRSSQLYFERCRLLRNALEEACR; this is encoded by the coding sequence ATGCTGGAATTGAAGCATTGTAGATATGCCTATCCTGAACATAGCGATACGGCCGTTTTTCAAGATATCTCTTTTATTGCAGAAAGAGGTAGGACCATAGCGATTCTCGGTCCTTCGGGCTGTGGTAAGAGTACCCTTATCGCCATGATCGCCGGCATTCTGCGTGGAGAGGGAGAGGGCACGATCAGCCTCGACAGCCGCCCTATAGAACGAGGGCATAGAGGCATAGGTCTTATTCCCCAGCATTTCGGCCTGCTTCCCTGGCTTAGCGTCGAAAAGAATATCGAAGTGGGATTGCAGCTACGCCGAGTGGCAAAAAAAGTGCGCATGGCAAAGGCAGTCGAAGCCGCACGAGCCGCGGGCATAGACCGATACCTCGACCGTTATCCGGCTGCCTTAAGCGGCGGAGAACAGCAGAGGGTGGCCCTTGCCAGGGCCTTGGTTACCGAACCCGAATTGCTGCTCCTCGACGAACCCTTTTCAAGCCTTGATGCGATTACCAGAGAGGGGCTCCAGGAACTACTCGCCTCCATTACAGACGAGAAGATGATCGTCGTACTGGTGACCCATAGCATCGAAGAGGCGGCATATCTGGCCGACGCGACCCTGGTGATGTCGCCCGGTCCGGAGAGCAGCGGTAATTTGATAGAACTGCCGCCCAAAGGTGAGAAAAACCAACGAAGCTCTCAGTTATATTTTGAGCGATGCAGGCTGCTGCGAAATGCCCTTGAGGAGGCATGCCGATGA
- a CDS encoding ABC transporter permease: protein MKRFFSGPIIGLGVVILLWAALSSFRPEIIPPPLSTFALFFSLLPGVLLAHAGATMLRAVTAIVVTSLIAVPLGVAAGRCRLIDRVLSPVSYLLYPIPKVALLPVVMLLFGLGNQAKVILLILVLFFQMMLAIRDAAANIPDQYFTTIEVLGGGPLAKLRYVIIPAGLPRYVTALRVGTGTALAALFFSETFATHYGLGFFIMDCWMRINYPEMFAGIIAMGVVGGIMFALIDLAEYLLIPWNRQK from the coding sequence ATGAAGCGCTTCTTTTCCGGTCCAATCATCGGCCTCGGCGTGGTTATCCTGCTGTGGGCCGCGCTCAGCTCCTTCCGCCCGGAAATCATTCCGCCGCCGCTTTCAACCTTTGCGCTCTTTTTCTCCCTTCTACCTGGGGTCCTGCTGGCCCATGCCGGGGCTACCATGCTTCGGGCTGTTACGGCAATTGTCGTTACCTCGCTCATCGCCGTTCCTCTCGGGGTCGCAGCCGGACGTTGCAGGCTGATCGACCGCGTCCTCAGCCCGGTCAGTTACCTGCTCTACCCCATTCCCAAAGTGGCCCTGTTACCAGTGGTCATGCTGCTTTTCGGCCTTGGAAACCAAGCAAAGGTGATCCTTCTGATTTTGGTACTCTTCTTCCAAATGATGTTGGCGATACGGGACGCTGCCGCCAACATTCCTGATCAGTACTTTACAACCATAGAGGTCCTGGGCGGCGGTCCTTTGGCGAAATTACGATATGTCATTATTCCTGCGGGATTGCCCCGATATGTAACGGCCCTCAGGGTGGGAACGGGAACAGCCCTTGCCGCCCTTTTCTTCAGCGAAACCTTCGCCACTCATTATGGCCTTGGTTTTTTTATCATGGACTGCTGGATGAGGATAAACTATCCGGAAATGTTTGCAGGGATCATTGCCATGGGCGTGGTAGGCGGCATAATGTTTGCCCTCATTGATCTGGCTGAATATCTACTTATTCCCTGGAACCGACAAAAATAA
- the mmsB gene encoding multiple monosaccharide ABC transporter permease encodes MAKATNSSGQVTFLQLAKENIRNYSMFIMLGLIFVVFSILTGGVNFTSRNITNIFIQNSYILILAVGMVLVIIIGNIDLSVGSLCAFIGAISAMIYNAGIPIVPTIFLTIVVGLLAGVWQGFWVAYARIPAFIVTLAGMLLFRGLTYVITDVTPISLRDDGFKRITSGSITIESLNIGGLHTLALIVGAVLIVLFLFSSIHTRKAKLRRGFDVLPMRYFVLKLAFIIAMIGLLSYKFADYRGIPMIAVVLGIVISVFVFVTKNSVIGRYIYAVGGNARSAKLSGINSEQVIFVVHVIMGGLTGLSGLVFTGYMNSALPQAGNLFELDAIASCFIGGASATGGIGTIIGAITGGLVMGVINNGMSLMNIGADWQYVVKALVLLLAVFYDIYTRRKSGLG; translated from the coding sequence ATGGCGAAAGCAACAAACAGCAGCGGACAAGTGACGTTCCTGCAGCTTGCGAAGGAAAATATCAGAAACTACTCGATGTTTATCATGCTTGGGTTGATTTTTGTGGTATTTTCTATCCTTACCGGGGGCGTAAACTTTACCTCGCGGAATATCACCAACATATTCATTCAGAACAGCTATATCCTCATTCTTGCTGTGGGTATGGTGCTTGTTATCATCATCGGAAATATCGATCTTTCGGTCGGATCGCTTTGTGCTTTTATCGGCGCTATTAGTGCAATGATCTATAATGCCGGAATTCCTATCGTTCCTACTATCTTTCTTACCATTGTGGTGGGACTTCTTGCCGGAGTCTGGCAGGGATTTTGGGTAGCCTATGCCAGGATTCCTGCATTTATCGTGACCCTGGCCGGTATGCTTCTATTCCGTGGTCTTACCTACGTCATCACCGATGTGACACCGATCAGTCTGCGGGACGACGGTTTTAAGCGGATCACCTCCGGTTCGATTACCATTGAATCACTTAATATCGGGGGACTTCATACCCTTGCCCTGATTGTCGGGGCTGTCTTAATTGTCCTTTTTCTCTTTAGTAGTATACATACGCGAAAGGCAAAACTGCGACGGGGTTTTGATGTTCTTCCCATGCGCTACTTTGTTTTAAAATTAGCCTTCATTATCGCCATGATCGGTTTGCTTTCCTATAAGTTTGCCGATTATCGGGGGATCCCCATGATTGCCGTAGTTCTTGGTATCGTCATTTCCGTCTTTGTTTTTGTCACGAAAAATAGTGTGATCGGGCGATATATCTATGCAGTCGGCGGTAACGCCCGTTCGGCAAAACTTTCGGGGATCAACTCGGAACAGGTCATCTTCGTGGTCCACGTTATCATGGGCGGACTTACCGGTCTTTCAGGATTGGTTTTTACCGGATACATGAACTCGGCGCTGCCTCAGGCCGGTAATCTCTTTGAGCTTGATGCCATTGCCTCCTGCTTTATCGGTGGTGCTTCCGCTACCGGCGGTATCGGAACCATCATCGGTGCCATCACCGGAGGACTGGTTATGGGTGTCATCAACAACGGTATGTCTCTTATGAATATCGGGGCCGATTGGCAGTATGTCGTGAAGGCTTTGGTTCTCTTGCTTGCCGTCTTCTACGATATCTATACGAGAAGAAAGTCCGGTTTGGGTTGA
- a CDS encoding sugar ABC transporter substrate-binding protein, whose amino-acid sequence MKNVRFQSVCMFAVLILLSSCWGGREKENGKKEEGKVTIGFSIATDTFIIERWNKDIKIFTTAAKNLGAEVILQLSAGGAKAQIDQIHYLLEKDIDILVVLAHDTSLLAGAIKEVRDRRIPVLAYDRLIMGVPVNAYISFDNREVGRLFGKALTSKVPRGNYLIVNGSIRDNNSYEVNDGLHEIIDPYIEAGQIHIVDELWLEQWSGDEATVRVREVLERTTDIDAISAGNDQIANAAIQLLAERRMAGDVAVVGQDADLLSCQRVVEGLQIMTVYKPIEKLASRAAALAVELAKGEMPDPDRMVENDSGVKIPFFVEMPRAVFKENMDETVIRDGFHSVEDVYRDQQGEF is encoded by the coding sequence ATGAAAAACGTTAGATTTCAATCCGTTTGTATGTTTGCCGTCCTTATTCTTTTATCATCCTGCTGGGGGGGGCGGGAGAAAGAGAACGGAAAAAAAGAGGAGGGTAAGGTAACCATCGGTTTTTCCATCGCTACTGATACCTTCATCATCGAGCGGTGGAATAAGGACATCAAAATTTTTACGACAGCGGCAAAGAACCTTGGAGCAGAAGTGATCCTCCAACTCTCTGCCGGGGGTGCAAAGGCCCAGATAGATCAAATTCACTATTTGCTTGAAAAGGATATCGACATCCTGGTGGTTCTCGCCCACGATACCTCTCTACTGGCGGGGGCCATTAAGGAAGTACGAGATCGTCGTATCCCGGTGTTGGCCTACGATCGCCTGATCATGGGGGTTCCGGTGAACGCCTATATCTCTTTCGACAACCGCGAGGTTGGGCGTCTTTTCGGAAAGGCTTTGACGTCAAAGGTACCCCGGGGCAACTATCTGATTGTCAACGGCTCGATACGGGATAACAACAGCTATGAAGTGAATGATGGGCTGCATGAGATTATCGACCCTTATATCGAGGCGGGGCAGATTCACATCGTCGATGAGCTGTGGCTTGAACAGTGGAGCGGCGACGAAGCCACGGTCAGAGTTCGGGAGGTGCTTGAGCGGACTACCGATATCGATGCCATCTCGGCTGGAAATGATCAGATTGCAAATGCCGCGATACAACTTCTTGCCGAACGCCGCATGGCCGGAGATGTCGCTGTAGTGGGCCAGGATGCGGATCTCCTCTCGTGCCAACGGGTTGTCGAGGGGCTACAGATCATGACCGTCTACAAGCCGATCGAGAAACTGGCGAGTCGGGCGGCAGCTCTTGCCGTTGAACTGGCGAAGGGCGAGATGCCCGATCCCGATCGAATGGTCGAGAACGATAGTGGGGTCAAGATCCCTTTTTTTGTCGAGATGCCTCGGGCTGTTTTTAAGGAAAATATGGATGAAACGGTGATTCGGGACGGTTTTCACTCGGTTGAAGATGTCTATCGCGACCAACAAGGAGAATTTTGA
- a CDS encoding ATP-binding cassette domain-containing protein gives MSEYILEVQNVTKDFPGVRALDQVSFSVQKGEIHCLCGENGAGKSTLMGVVSGVYPKGGYEGKVFMHGKETSFRSIRDSERVGLTIVHQDLSLSPYLSIYENIFLGHAKTKMGIVDWNQMLVESVPLLEKVGLTEKPETIVSKMGVGKQQLVEIARALSKQTELLILDEPTSSLNDDESENLLDLILELKKGGLTCIMISHKLDEVLKIADSITVLRDGKSIRSYDTRQEKVDKSMIIKDMVGRDMTHLYPPKTPNIGNVVFEVKNWTVYHPEYHALKVVDNASFFLRKGEILAFCGPMGAGRTELMMSIFGKSYGSSCEGELFINGESHDFSSPHEAIRHGLGYVSEDRKDLGLILIQDVKTNISNSSLNKLSKLGIVNNFEEIHAAERYRKSLNIKTPTIMQLVRNLSGGNQQKVVLSRCLLADPEIFIVDEPTRGIDVGAKYEIYTILNTLASQGKSIIMVSSEMPEAIGMADRIYVMNEGQIKGVLDRSEATQEKIMHMALEN, from the coding sequence GTGAGCGAATATATACTTGAAGTGCAAAATGTTACAAAGGACTTTCCGGGAGTCCGGGCCCTCGACCAGGTGAGCTTCAGCGTTCAGAAAGGGGAGATCCACTGCCTCTGCGGAGAAAACGGAGCCGGTAAGTCGACCCTGATGGGGGTTGTCAGTGGGGTATACCCCAAAGGCGGCTACGAAGGAAAGGTTTTCATGCATGGGAAGGAGACCTCGTTTCGAAGTATCCGCGACAGTGAGAGGGTGGGGCTTACCATTGTCCATCAGGATTTATCTCTCAGTCCTTATCTCTCAATCTATGAAAACATCTTTTTAGGCCATGCCAAAACAAAAATGGGGATCGTTGATTGGAATCAGATGCTTGTCGAATCGGTTCCCCTTTTGGAAAAGGTCGGTTTGACTGAAAAACCTGAGACCATCGTGAGCAAGATGGGCGTGGGAAAGCAACAGCTGGTGGAGATAGCGCGGGCTCTTTCGAAGCAGACCGAATTGCTGATTCTCGACGAACCAACCTCTTCTCTCAATGATGACGAAAGTGAAAACCTCTTGGATCTGATCCTTGAGCTGAAAAAGGGCGGTCTTACCTGCATCATGATCAGCCATAAGCTTGATGAGGTTTTGAAGATTGCCGATTCAATTACCGTTCTTCGCGATGGAAAATCGATCCGCAGCTACGATACCAGGCAGGAAAAGGTCGATAAATCGATGATCATAAAAGATATGGTCGGACGGGATATGACGCATCTTTATCCTCCCAAAACACCCAATATTGGGAACGTGGTGTTCGAGGTGAAAAACTGGACGGTCTATCATCCGGAATACCACGCTCTGAAGGTTGTGGATAATGCTTCGTTTTTTCTTCGAAAGGGAGAAATCCTTGCTTTTTGCGGGCCTATGGGTGCGGGGCGGACCGAGTTGATGATGAGCATCTTCGGAAAATCCTATGGCTCTTCATGCGAGGGAGAACTTTTTATCAACGGCGAGTCCCACGATTTTTCCTCTCCCCATGAGGCTATTCGGCATGGGCTCGGGTATGTTTCTGAAGATCGAAAGGACCTTGGTCTTATCCTGATTCAGGATGTTAAGACGAATATCTCAAACTCAAGTTTGAATAAGCTCTCAAAGCTTGGCATCGTCAATAACTTTGAAGAGATCCATGCCGCCGAGCGTTATCGTAAATCGCTTAATATAAAAACCCCTACCATCATGCAGCTCGTTCGGAATCTGAGCGGCGGGAACCAGCAGAAGGTGGTACTCAGCCGCTGCTTGCTGGCCGATCCGGAGATTTTCATTGTGGATGAACCGACCAGGGGAATCGATGTCGGCGCCAAGTATGAGATTTACACAATCTTAAATACCCTTGCAAGCCAGGGGAAGAGCATCATCATGGTCTCCTCCGAAATGCCGGAGGCAATCGGAATGGCGGATCGAATCTACGTGATGAACGAGGGGCAAATAAAGGGGGTACTCGACCGGAGCGAGGCGACTCAGGAAAAGATTATGCATATGGCACTTGAAAACTGA
- the uvrC gene encoding excinuclease ABC subunit UvrC, translating into MYEALKATVRDFPGSPGVYLMRDTGGVIIYIGKAKNLKKRVSSYFSGNKDVKTRVLVDRIDRIEYITTGNEYEALLLENNLIKEHTPRYNINLKDGKSYPVIRITAEPFPRIFRTRRIIQDGSEYFGPYTNVGDIDVYLDLIERLFPLRKCKGKVKKREHPCLYYHIGRCSAPCCGKIDRESYLRHVDGARRLLSGETEELLVGLRRRMEEAASRLDFEKAAELRDTISAVETVGKDQEVVDFSSESRDYVACAMNDSLCSFAVFRMRDGKLVGRDLYRGRALSSEDEAFSQFFLRYYGELKDIPETVFTSGGFDTELVASFFKNERNKDVSIIIPEEGKHSRILRMVLDNALHDLEKRLKAEANIPGLEELRTILGLKKLPRRIEGFDIAQLSGKYPVASMVSFYNGNPDKGSYRRFHIKTLEGKIDDYEAIREVVARRYTRVVNEGIERPDLVLIDGGKGQVNAARAILNAVGLKDVAVIGLAKQFEEIHFPGSGEPVRLPEGNEALRVLQAVRDESHRFATGFNKHLRKKGVKLSSLESIPGIGAKRAAALLSTFGSLEAIAEASVDKIAEIAGNGQDGAADVLQAVQDIVKKKQREI; encoded by the coding sequence GTGTACGAAGCGTTGAAAGCCACGGTGCGGGATTTTCCCGGAAGTCCCGGTGTCTATCTTATGCGGGACACCGGCGGTGTGATTATCTACATCGGCAAGGCGAAAAACCTGAAAAAACGGGTCTCCAGCTACTTTAGCGGAAACAAGGATGTCAAAACACGGGTCCTCGTCGATCGGATCGACAGGATCGAGTATATCACCACCGGCAATGAGTATGAGGCTTTGCTGCTCGAGAACAACCTGATCAAAGAGCATACGCCCCGCTACAATATCAACCTGAAGGATGGAAAAAGCTATCCTGTCATTCGTATTACCGCAGAGCCCTTCCCAAGGATCTTTCGTACCCGCCGGATCATTCAGGATGGATCGGAATACTTCGGCCCCTACACCAATGTCGGGGACATTGATGTCTATCTTGATCTGATCGAACGACTTTTTCCTTTACGCAAATGCAAGGGGAAGGTCAAAAAGCGTGAACACCCCTGTCTCTACTACCACATCGGCCGCTGTTCTGCACCCTGCTGTGGGAAAATCGATCGTGAGAGTTATTTACGCCATGTGGATGGGGCACGGCGCCTGCTTTCGGGAGAGACCGAAGAACTTCTTGTCGGGCTCCGACGGCGCATGGAGGAGGCTGCCTCCCGTCTTGATTTTGAAAAGGCAGCAGAACTGCGGGATACCATCTCCGCCGTTGAAACGGTGGGCAAGGATCAGGAAGTGGTCGACTTCAGCTCAGAGAGCAGGGACTATGTTGCCTGCGCCATGAACGATTCTCTCTGTTCTTTTGCCGTCTTTCGCATGCGGGATGGTAAATTAGTTGGACGGGATCTTTATCGCGGACGGGCCCTTTCGAGTGAAGATGAGGCTTTTTCTCAGTTTTTTCTCCGTTATTATGGGGAACTCAAGGATATTCCGGAAACGGTCTTTACCTCCGGCGGCTTCGACACGGAGCTGGTAGCCTCCTTTTTTAAGAATGAACGGAACAAAGACGTCTCCATCATTATCCCCGAGGAGGGGAAACATTCCCGTATCTTGCGTATGGTGCTGGATAATGCCCTGCACGATCTGGAAAAGCGGCTCAAGGCTGAGGCCAATATTCCCGGTCTGGAGGAGCTCCGTACAATTCTCGGTTTAAAGAAGCTGCCTCGCCGGATCGAGGGCTTTGACATCGCCCAGCTTTCCGGAAAATATCCCGTTGCATCCATGGTATCTTTTTATAATGGAAATCCCGATAAAGGCAGTTACCGTCGTTTTCACATAAAGACCCTTGAAGGAAAGATCGACGATTACGAGGCAATCCGTGAGGTTGTTGCCCGCCGTTATACCAGGGTGGTCAACGAGGGGATCGAACGCCCCGATCTGGTGCTGATCGACGGAGGAAAAGGCCAGGTGAACGCCGCCAGGGCCATCCTCAACGCCGTAGGGCTGAAAGATGTGGCAGTGATCGGTCTTGCCAAGCAGTTCGAAGAGATTCATTTCCCGGGGAGCGGCGAACCGGTGCGACTTCCCGAAGGTAATGAGGCCCTGCGGGTTCTCCAGGCTGTTCGGGATGAAAGCCATCGTTTTGCAACTGGGTTCAACAAGCATCTCCGAAAGAAAGGGGTAAAACTTTCTTCCCTCGAATCGATTCCCGGAATAGGGGCTAAGCGGGCCGCGGCGCTTCTCAGCACTTTTGGTTCCTTGGAGGCTATTGCCGAGGCAAGTGTCGACAAGATTGCAGAGATAGCCGGAAACGGTCAGGATGGGGCTGCGGATGTGCTTCAGGCGGTACAGGATATTGTTAAAAAAAAGCAGCGCGAAATTTGA
- a CDS encoding cupin domain-containing protein, with amino-acid sequence MEFIQKLKQAEILEISKLLIPSPGQIFSTKLAENRLLRLELYALAKEESISGHNLLETTLYLVTDGILSINGREVKDGDFCIVEKSVCSELKAIKNCQVFIYTFFDEIESEISLKHLPVATPGALAEWIEVREHSVSSKAIIQQKELTLTLFAMDTDEGLSTHAAPGDAMIIPLFGANHVEIDNRPFEIRQGNFIILPAGIPHSLKAITPFKMLLTVVKA; translated from the coding sequence ATGGAATTTATTCAGAAACTCAAACAAGCAGAAATATTAGAAATTTCCAAACTTCTCATCCCGTCTCCCGGACAAATCTTCAGCACAAAACTTGCCGAAAACAGACTCTTAAGACTTGAACTATATGCTCTGGCCAAAGAAGAATCCATAAGCGGCCATAATCTTTTGGAGACAACCCTTTACCTCGTTACCGACGGAATTTTATCCATAAATGGCAGAGAGGTAAAGGATGGTGATTTTTGTATTGTAGAAAAGTCTGTTTGCTCAGAATTGAAAGCAATAAAAAATTGCCAGGTTTTTATCTATACATTTTTTGATGAGATTGAATCTGAGATTTCCCTTAAGCATTTGCCGGTAGCTACTCCGGGAGCTTTGGCAGAATGGATAGAGGTCCGGGAACATTCAGTTTCCAGTAAAGCCATTATTCAACAAAAGGAACTTACATTAACTCTATTTGCTATGGATACAGATGAAGGTCTTAGCACACATGCAGCGCCAGGTGATGCCATGATAATTCCGCTCTTTGGAGCAAATCATGTCGAAATTGATAATAGACCTTTTGAGATTCGACAGGGGAATTTTATTATATTGCCCGCAGGAATTCCTCACTCCCTGAAAGCAATAACTCCTTTCAAAATGCTGCTCACCGTGGTCAAGGCATAA